The following proteins come from a genomic window of Marispirochaeta sp.:
- a CDS encoding serine hydrolase domain-containing protein: MPVAAVMVSRGEVSLFEGYFGRYLGGDPLAHDSYTIDPEIAPATPQTLFDLASLTKVLATTPLVLQLVDEGRIALDSELGEVLEGLASRTARLTIDELLTHSSGLPALPDLWQGTDPDLPDPDKLHRKLYGIEPVAEPGTQIIYSCTGFIFLGELVRKLRKMDLPAIFDEFSGREQTASFALGYRPPPEKRNLCAPTEWCPWRRRRIAGEVHDENAYALGGAAGNAGLFGTLPAVHAHILSVWGGTLGISDRRARLKPATVRTATAPRKTLSLGASLQDRPVGSPERRGLGFQLAPKQWRRTTGLSSAAFGHTGFTGTSFWADPASGLLITSLTSRLYYGREQSSAGLHAYRAKLFRSALEKYSSP, translated from the coding sequence AGGCTACTTCGGGCGCTACCTGGGAGGCGATCCCCTTGCACACGACTCCTACACCATCGATCCGGAAATTGCGCCGGCGACGCCGCAAACGCTTTTCGATCTGGCCTCTCTCACCAAGGTCCTGGCGACGACCCCCCTGGTACTGCAGCTGGTAGATGAGGGAAGGATCGCCCTCGATTCAGAGCTGGGAGAGGTACTGGAGGGCCTGGCGAGCAGAACCGCACGTCTCACTATCGATGAGCTCTTGACGCACTCCAGCGGACTGCCGGCCCTTCCCGATCTCTGGCAGGGAACCGATCCCGATCTCCCCGACCCCGATAAGCTGCACCGTAAACTCTACGGAATCGAACCGGTAGCGGAGCCCGGAACACAGATCATCTACAGTTGCACCGGATTCATATTTCTTGGAGAACTGGTTCGGAAGCTGCGAAAAATGGATCTGCCCGCGATTTTCGACGAGTTTAGCGGCCGGGAACAAACTGCATCCTTCGCCCTGGGATATCGTCCGCCGCCGGAAAAGCGGAACCTCTGTGCTCCGACGGAGTGGTGCCCCTGGCGGCGACGACGCATAGCGGGTGAGGTACATGATGAGAATGCATACGCCCTGGGAGGCGCGGCGGGTAACGCCGGACTCTTCGGGACCCTCCCGGCGGTGCATGCCCATATCCTGTCTGTCTGGGGCGGCACCCTCGGCATCTCCGACAGAAGAGCCCGGCTGAAGCCCGCAACAGTACGAACGGCAACCGCCCCCAGGAAGACCTTGAGCCTGGGAGCATCGCTGCAGGACCGTCCCGTAGGCAGCCCGGAACGCCGGGGCCTGGGGTTTCAGCTGGCACCGAAACAGTGGCGGCGGACAACCGGCCTCAGTTCCGCCGCTTTCGGTCATACCGGGTTCACCGGGACGAGCTTCTGGGCGGACCCCGCAAGCGGTCTCCTGATAACGTCGTTAACCAGCCGGCTCTATTACGGCAGGGAGCAAAGCAGCGCAGGCCTGCACGCCTACAGAGCAAAGCTTTTTCGATCAGCACTCGAAAAATACAGTTCTCCATGA
- a CDS encoding sugar phosphate isomerase has translation MDRKSEYIAFTNDTEVRRLAADEATRFLKEETQFQLGHLPTEQPHPYTEHFSTVVSQDAAEGVELLLQVDADIPAVARRTLLSPAYAHLVETIGTAVDGDRKICFSGCGSTGRLAMMLEEMWRQYWEDRAGAAPGEAARRGAAADSVLRKANQAVSIMTGGDRALIRAVENFEDFAGCGERQVADLGLESGDILIAITEGGETSSVIGTAEEGLRRGCEVFFVFNNPAGILTESVERSRRIIADPRVTVLDLFTGSMSLTGSTRMQATTMEMLVVGAALEEAFVRNEGKDVDTAYRLAQANCFAVLLHDLKTDTNLAAMGRLAQREADIYSRGGRITYLASRFLLDVFSDTTERSPTFMLPPFRPSDDTAAPDSWAFAKDPDRPSSQAWFDMLRRKPRGIDWTGEDYRNMGTSGNLELAPPSLGEEEIARYVIGNEPDASRSAVDPYLFLSITVGEAETAASDSAVLQIGPQRPAGNEVYHISLEFPESQILLWQHLAVKLVMNTVSTASMGIMGRIRGNWMVQLDPTNKKLIDRGSRIISHLSGIGYDEACYELHRSILARERFIAGGGQSTTSPVVDALDRLGVEG, from the coding sequence GTGGACAGAAAATCAGAATACATCGCTTTCACTAACGATACGGAAGTACGGCGACTTGCAGCCGATGAGGCTACCCGTTTTTTAAAAGAGGAGACTCAGTTTCAGCTGGGACATCTCCCCACGGAACAGCCCCACCCCTATACCGAGCACTTCAGTACGGTCGTCTCTCAGGATGCGGCGGAAGGAGTAGAGCTGCTCCTTCAGGTTGATGCGGACATCCCGGCGGTGGCCCGGCGGACCCTGTTAAGCCCCGCCTACGCCCATCTGGTGGAGACTATCGGCACCGCGGTAGATGGGGACCGAAAGATCTGCTTCTCCGGTTGCGGCAGTACCGGACGCCTGGCGATGATGCTGGAGGAGATGTGGCGCCAATACTGGGAGGACCGCGCCGGTGCGGCTCCCGGCGAGGCGGCCCGGCGGGGAGCGGCCGCGGATTCCGTTCTGCGAAAAGCCAATCAGGCCGTTAGCATCATGACCGGCGGCGACAGAGCCTTGATCCGTGCGGTGGAAAACTTCGAAGACTTTGCCGGCTGCGGGGAACGCCAGGTCGCCGACCTCGGACTGGAAAGCGGTGATATTCTGATCGCCATAACCGAAGGCGGCGAGACATCTTCGGTTATCGGAACCGCCGAAGAGGGCCTGCGCCGAGGCTGTGAGGTTTTCTTTGTCTTCAATAATCCCGCCGGTATCCTTACCGAGAGCGTTGAGCGCTCCCGGCGTATCATCGCCGACCCACGGGTAACCGTCCTGGACCTGTTTACCGGCTCAATGTCCCTGACCGGTTCAACCCGAATGCAGGCCACTACGATGGAGATGCTCGTCGTCGGAGCGGCCCTCGAGGAAGCCTTCGTCAGAAACGAAGGCAAGGATGTCGATACAGCCTATCGTCTCGCCCAGGCAAACTGCTTCGCCGTCCTCCTCCACGACTTAAAGACGGATACCAACCTCGCCGCAATGGGCCGCCTTGCACAGAGAGAAGCGGATATCTACAGCCGGGGGGGCAGAATTACTTACCTGGCTTCCCGCTTCCTCTTGGATGTATTCAGCGACACCACTGAACGCTCCCCGACCTTTATGTTGCCCCCTTTTCGACCGTCCGACGATACCGCGGCCCCGGACTCCTGGGCCTTCGCCAAAGACCCCGACAGGCCCAGCTCGCAGGCGTGGTTCGATATGCTGCGCCGCAAACCCCGCGGCATCGATTGGACCGGAGAGGATTACCGGAACATGGGTACCTCCGGGAATCTTGAACTCGCGCCCCCCTCCCTTGGTGAGGAGGAGATAGCCCGTTACGTAATCGGCAATGAACCGGATGCGAGCAGGAGCGCCGTCGATCCTTACCTGTTCCTCTCTATTACGGTAGGAGAAGCGGAGACCGCGGCTTCCGACTCGGCCGTACTCCAGATCGGCCCGCAACGCCCGGCGGGGAATGAGGTATACCATATCTCCCTTGAATTCCCCGAGAGCCAGATCCTCCTCTGGCAGCATCTGGCCGTTAAGCTGGTAATGAATACCGTCAGTACCGCCTCAATGGGAATCATGGGCCGGATCCGGGGCAACTGGATGGTTCAGCTCGACCCGACGAACAAAAAACTGATCGACCGGGGAAGCCGTATCATCAGCCACCTGAGCGGAATCGGCTACGATGAGGCCTGCTATGAACTGCACCGGTCGATCCTTGCCCGGGAGCGGTTCATCGCTGGGGGAGGTCAGAGCACAACCTCACCGGTGGTGGACGCTCTGGACCGACTGGGGGTCGAAGGTTAA